Proteins encoded in a region of the Sparus aurata chromosome 6, fSpaAur1.1, whole genome shotgun sequence genome:
- the LOC115583297 gene encoding cytochrome c oxidase subunit 6C-1, protein MSLQKPLMRGMLGKRLRFHLPIAFSLSLLAAIAFKYAVTEPRKQAYADFYKQYDATKEFNAMREAGIFESVRPSEE, encoded by the exons ATGTCTCTGCAAAAGCCTTTGATGAGGGGGATGCTGGGAAAGCGTCTGAGGTTTCACCTGCCCATCgctttctctctgtcactcctGGCTGCGATAGCATTCAAG TACGCAGTGACAGAGCCCAGGAAACAGGCGTACGCTGACTTCTACAAGCAGTACGATGCCACCAAAGAGTTCAACGCCATGAGGGAAGCTGGCATCTTTGAGAGTGTGCGGCCCTCTGAGGAGTAA
- the LOC115583228 gene encoding angiopoietin-1-like isoform X5 codes for MLCPQWTWRDKTLENVIQKKMKPDIANIPPHVVHNQTATMLEIGTNLLTHTAEQTRKLNVVEAKVLNQTSRIEIQLLENSLSTNKLEKELLLQTTEISQLRAKNSRLESKVQKLESQQRGELEGMKEEKNRLQSVVRTQMAAIDALERQLRVASSNNTALQRQQAQLMESVHTLINMVATTTGSPPRTQVWRDCADAYKSGYSVSGLYHIYIGNRSEPVQVYCDMETAGGGWTVFQRRFNGSVDFQRSWREYRMGFGDVLGEHWLGNEALFLLTGQGQYSLRVELKDWEGNPAHAQYDRFTLTNERQQYRLYLRGYSGTAGTQSSLASHGTSFSTRDQDNDNCDHCKCALMLTGGWWFDACGFSNLNGIYYTVGHNIRKLNGIKWHHFRGPSYSLRSTSMMVRPYDF; via the exons CTGGAGAACGTCATTCAGAAGAAAATGAAGCCGGACATCGCTAACATACCGCCGCACGTCGTCCACAACCAAACCGCCACCATGCTGGAGATCGGAACAAACCTCCTGACGCACACGGCGGAGCAGACTCGCAAACTCAACGTGGTGGAAGCCAAG GTGCTGAACCAGACGTCTCGTATAGAGATCCAGCTTCTGGAGAACTCTCTGTCGACCAACAAGCTGGAGAAggaactgctgctgcagacgACTGAGATCAGTCAGCTGAGAGCCAAGAACAG TCGTCTGGAGAGTAAAGTTCAGAAGTTGGAGtctcagcagagaggagagttGGAGggcatgaaggaggagaagaacagACTGCAG TCTGTCGTCAGGACTCAGATGGCGGCCATCGACGCTTTAGAGAGGCAGCTGAGAGTCgccagcagcaacaacacgGCTCTGCAGAGGCAGCAGGCGCAGCTGATGGAGTCGGTCCACACGCTCATCAACATGGTGGCCACGACGACAG ggtcaCCTCCGAGGACCCAGGTATGGAGGGACTGTGCAGACGCTTACAAGTCCGGTTACTCTGTCAGCGGTCTGTATCACATCTACATCGGCAACAGATCTGAACCTGTGCAG GTGTACTGTGACATGGAGACAGCTGGTGGAGGCTGGACCGTCTTCCAGAGGAGATTTAACGGCAGCGTGGACTTCcagaggagctggagggaaTACAGAATG ggcTTCGGGGACGTGTTGGGAGAACACTGGCTGGGTAATGAAGCTCTGTTCCTGCTGACTGGTCAGGGTCAGTACTCTCTGAGGGTGGAGCTGAAGGACTGGGAGGGAAACCCCGCCCACGCCCAGTACGACCGATTTACACTGACCAATGAGAGGCAGCAGTACAG GTTGtatctgagaggttacagcGGGACAGCGGGGACACAGAGCAGTCTGGCCTCCCACGGGACCAGCTTCAGCACCCGAGACCAGGACAACGACAACTGTGACCACTGCAAGTGTGCCCTGATGCTCACTGGAG GTTGGTGGTTTGACGCCTGTGGTTTCTCCAACCTGAACGGTATCTACTACACGGTCGGCCACAACATCAGGAAGCTCAACGGGATCAAGTGGCACCACTTCAGAGGCCCCAGCTACTCCCTGCGCTCCACCTCCATGATGGTACGACCCTACGACTTCTAA
- the LOC115583228 gene encoding angiopoietin-1-like isoform X3, translating into MKRRRWRRRKKKKERKRPKYCEEMERILGMEEDGWMERKGTALENVIQKKMKPDIANIPPHVVHNQTATMLEIGTNLLTHTAEQTRKLNVVEAKVLNQTSRIEIQLLENSLSTNKLEKELLLQTTEISQLRAKNSRLESKVQKLESQQRGELEGMKEEKNRLQSVVRTQMAAIDALERQLRVASSNNTALQRQQAQLMESVHTLINMVATTTGSPPRTQVWRDCADAYKSGYSVSGLYHIYIGNRSEPVQVYCDMETAGGGWTVFQRRFNGSVDFQRSWREYRMGFGDVLGEHWLGNEALFLLTGQGQYSLRVELKDWEGNPAHAQYDRFTLTNERQQYRLYLRGYSGTAGTQSSLASHGTSFSTRDQDNDNCDHCKCALMLTGGWWFDACGFSNLNGIYYTVGHNIRKLNGIKWHHFRGPSYSLRSTSMMVRPYDF; encoded by the exons atgaagaggaggaggtggaggaggaggaagaagaagaaagaacgAAAGAGACCAAAATACTgtgaagagatggagagaattTTGGGCATGgaggaggatggatggatggagagaaagGGTACAGCA CTGGAGAACGTCATTCAGAAGAAAATGAAGCCGGACATCGCTAACATACCGCCGCACGTCGTCCACAACCAAACCGCCACCATGCTGGAGATCGGAACAAACCTCCTGACGCACACGGCGGAGCAGACTCGCAAACTCAACGTGGTGGAAGCCAAG GTGCTGAACCAGACGTCTCGTATAGAGATCCAGCTTCTGGAGAACTCTCTGTCGACCAACAAGCTGGAGAAggaactgctgctgcagacgACTGAGATCAGTCAGCTGAGAGCCAAGAACAG TCGTCTGGAGAGTAAAGTTCAGAAGTTGGAGtctcagcagagaggagagttGGAGggcatgaaggaggagaagaacagACTGCAG TCTGTCGTCAGGACTCAGATGGCGGCCATCGACGCTTTAGAGAGGCAGCTGAGAGTCgccagcagcaacaacacgGCTCTGCAGAGGCAGCAGGCGCAGCTGATGGAGTCGGTCCACACGCTCATCAACATGGTGGCCACGACGACAG ggtcaCCTCCGAGGACCCAGGTATGGAGGGACTGTGCAGACGCTTACAAGTCCGGTTACTCTGTCAGCGGTCTGTATCACATCTACATCGGCAACAGATCTGAACCTGTGCAG GTGTACTGTGACATGGAGACAGCTGGTGGAGGCTGGACCGTCTTCCAGAGGAGATTTAACGGCAGCGTGGACTTCcagaggagctggagggaaTACAGAATG ggcTTCGGGGACGTGTTGGGAGAACACTGGCTGGGTAATGAAGCTCTGTTCCTGCTGACTGGTCAGGGTCAGTACTCTCTGAGGGTGGAGCTGAAGGACTGGGAGGGAAACCCCGCCCACGCCCAGTACGACCGATTTACACTGACCAATGAGAGGCAGCAGTACAG GTTGtatctgagaggttacagcGGGACAGCGGGGACACAGAGCAGTCTGGCCTCCCACGGGACCAGCTTCAGCACCCGAGACCAGGACAACGACAACTGTGACCACTGCAAGTGTGCCCTGATGCTCACTGGAG GTTGGTGGTTTGACGCCTGTGGTTTCTCCAACCTGAACGGTATCTACTACACGGTCGGCCACAACATCAGGAAGCTCAACGGGATCAAGTGGCACCACTTCAGAGGCCCCAGCTACTCCCTGCGCTCCACCTCCATGATGGTACGACCCTACGACTTCTAA
- the LOC115583228 gene encoding angiopoietin-1-like isoform X6, translating into MKPDIANIPPHVVHNQTATMLEIGTNLLTHTAEQTRKLNVVEAKVLNQTSRIEIQLLENSLSTNKLEKELLLQTTEISQLRAKNSRLESKVQKLESQQRGELEGMKEEKNRLQSVVRTQMAAIDALERQLRVASSNNTALQRQQAQLMESVHTLINMVATTTGSPPRTQVWRDCADAYKSGYSVSGLYHIYIGNRSEPVQVYCDMETAGGGWTVFQRRFNGSVDFQRSWREYRMGFGDVLGEHWLGNEALFLLTGQGQYSLRVELKDWEGNPAHAQYDRFTLTNERQQYRLYLRGYSGTAGTQSSLASHGTSFSTRDQDNDNCDHCKCALMLTGGWWFDACGFSNLNGIYYTVGHNIRKLNGIKWHHFRGPSYSLRSTSMMVRPYDF; encoded by the exons ATGAAGCCGGACATCGCTAACATACCGCCGCACGTCGTCCACAACCAAACCGCCACCATGCTGGAGATCGGAACAAACCTCCTGACGCACACGGCGGAGCAGACTCGCAAACTCAACGTGGTGGAAGCCAAG GTGCTGAACCAGACGTCTCGTATAGAGATCCAGCTTCTGGAGAACTCTCTGTCGACCAACAAGCTGGAGAAggaactgctgctgcagacgACTGAGATCAGTCAGCTGAGAGCCAAGAACAG TCGTCTGGAGAGTAAAGTTCAGAAGTTGGAGtctcagcagagaggagagttGGAGggcatgaaggaggagaagaacagACTGCAG TCTGTCGTCAGGACTCAGATGGCGGCCATCGACGCTTTAGAGAGGCAGCTGAGAGTCgccagcagcaacaacacgGCTCTGCAGAGGCAGCAGGCGCAGCTGATGGAGTCGGTCCACACGCTCATCAACATGGTGGCCACGACGACAG ggtcaCCTCCGAGGACCCAGGTATGGAGGGACTGTGCAGACGCTTACAAGTCCGGTTACTCTGTCAGCGGTCTGTATCACATCTACATCGGCAACAGATCTGAACCTGTGCAG GTGTACTGTGACATGGAGACAGCTGGTGGAGGCTGGACCGTCTTCCAGAGGAGATTTAACGGCAGCGTGGACTTCcagaggagctggagggaaTACAGAATG ggcTTCGGGGACGTGTTGGGAGAACACTGGCTGGGTAATGAAGCTCTGTTCCTGCTGACTGGTCAGGGTCAGTACTCTCTGAGGGTGGAGCTGAAGGACTGGGAGGGAAACCCCGCCCACGCCCAGTACGACCGATTTACACTGACCAATGAGAGGCAGCAGTACAG GTTGtatctgagaggttacagcGGGACAGCGGGGACACAGAGCAGTCTGGCCTCCCACGGGACCAGCTTCAGCACCCGAGACCAGGACAACGACAACTGTGACCACTGCAAGTGTGCCCTGATGCTCACTGGAG GTTGGTGGTTTGACGCCTGTGGTTTCTCCAACCTGAACGGTATCTACTACACGGTCGGCCACAACATCAGGAAGCTCAACGGGATCAAGTGGCACCACTTCAGAGGCCCCAGCTACTCCCTGCGCTCCACCTCCATGATGGTACGACCCTACGACTTCTAA